A region of the Phaseolus vulgaris cultivar G19833 chromosome 11, P. vulgaris v2.0, whole genome shotgun sequence genome:
ATCTTTCCAAAAATGACCATGGGTTCTGATTCTGATTTAAAGCAAAATCTTTTAAAGaggaaaatgtaaaaaaaaagagaaaaagaataaagataAATTTACTGTGAGAGAAAAATTACATTTCTGAAAAACCTGACAATGCTGTCAAGAGCCAATTAGATTACATCCCTGTGAGCCTGTTTGCAAACTCAACATGAAATGTTCCAACCACAGTAGTATGTTAACAACAGGGAGAGGAACCAGAAAAATGCTGCTGTCTAATAGAACATTGGAAAGAGTATATTCACCAAAGTAAAAACCAGGAATCAGCATATTCTTTTAACACcatattaattataaacaaTCTATTGAAAATGagtttaatttctaaaaataattattagaatATTTTATACATGATAGTTTGTGATTAGATAATAATGTAATATCCTTTTAGATCATCAGTGCATTACTTACTCAGTAAAAATTGCAAAACAACACTACACTTTCTGTTATTTAGTTGAAGAGGGAAAAAAAGTTAGCTTCTGATAATAAAAGTAcctctttcattttcttttccattcaaatttcaaactttttttttgtcttaattTTCAGTTTCTCTCCACCACATTCAAAAGACCAATGGGGTTAAAGAAAGTCAAAATGCACAAAATTCCATATAAGGCAGTCAAATTCATTCATATCCCCAGTGATGCATGAAGGCTAGCCAAGATCTACAAGTCAAAAGACAGAGGAAACTAACACAAGCACCTATAAACCAttgatttgaaaatttgaaacacCTCAATTTCTTACAGAGAACATATGCAGTTTGTGACAGGTAAGCATGTTCTCACTTTTTTACCTTTTTCATGTTCCAGCACATCTATGTGATCATTGTAATGTGTCCTAGATCTACCCTCTACTCCTATAGGGATGGTTTCTAGAGCAGCAAAAGTGTTACTCATAGGTCTTCTGGGAATGTTTTACCAGGGTACTCAACTCCCCCCTCCAAAAGACAATGATTCACCAGATGGTGTTCAAGTTTCACCAAGAGTCAGACTCAGAGATGGAAGATACCTTGCTTATAGAGAAAAGGGTGTCCCCAAGGACCAAGCAAAACACATCATCATCATTGTACATGGCTTCGGAAGCTCCAAAGACATGAACTTTTTGGCACCCCAAGTATATACGCTTACCTCAATCTCTCTTTACAAAACTTGCTTGTGTTGATTTGAAAACAGTAGACATGTTATGTTGGATGAGTAGATTTAGATCTAATTAGCATACCAGGTAAAGAACAGTAAGCTATCAACAGTGCTAAACAACATGCTTGATTGAAATAAACTGTGGGGAAAACAAGTAGAGTAGATTCAAAATGCAGTGACTGACTCCGTTTTCTGTGCCCCTGAGCGTTATTGGAGAAGTTAGCAACAACCATCTCAAGTGGAAAAAGTTGTCCTTTTCTCAACAATATCTTTGTCACTTGATCTAATTTTTGATAAATATTGATGGAGTATTAGAACAGAAAAATCCATTTACATAATGAATTATTGGTTCTGTCATCTCACAATGaatcaacaattcaaaatactAATGGCAAATCATTAGACATATAGGTGTTCTGGTTATATAGTATACAAAGAAGATGTGTTTATTTGAGCCCTTTTTTTTTCCCACTAAGTTTTGAAGCATCTCTATAAACTTGGATAAGCATAGAAGTTGTTGTGTGCCTATTAAACATGACTGCTAAGATAACAGTAACACTAATTCTACAGGAACTGATTGATGAACTGGGTATATGTATTCTGCAATATGACCGAGCAGGGTATGGAGAAAGTGAGCCAAACCCCAAACGCTCACTGAAAAGTGAAGCACTTGACATTGAAGAGCTCGCTGATCAGTTACAGATAGGGTCAAAATTTTATGTGATTGGAGTCTCTATGGGGTCATGTGCTACCTGGAGTTGTTTGAACTACATCCCCAACAGGCAAATTTCAAGcctcaaaatataaatttctaaACACATGTTTGTTTTCAGAAAATGCTTCTTGTTTTCacaaataatacaataaatGACATTACATTTCTAAACACATGTTTGACTATTTTCTGTTTTCCAGAAAAAAAAGTCAATTTTGTGATTATTTGtaagaaaaatacaaataaactCAGAAAATAATGGTCAAAATTTCCCCTTTTTAATGTTGGAAATGGAGTGTTAATTTCACCACAAGGTAAACATTGATGCAGGCTAGCAGGTGTAGCTATGATAGCCCCAGTGATAAATTATCAATGGCCTTCCTTTCCTGAGAGTCTGATAAAAAAGGACTATAGGAGGAAACTTATCAAGTGTGCCATCTTGCTTGCAAAATATTTTCCTAGACTGTTGCTCTGGTGGGTAACTCAGAAGTGGCTCCCTTCAAATTCTGTCATAGAAAAAAACCCAGCTTTCTTCAACAAAAGAGATATAGATATCTTAGAAACCATTCCTGGGTTCCCAATGCTTAGCAAGGCAAGTTACATGTTTCTTTCACTTGTTCTATTATGTGAATATAGATAGATTTTGTTTGGAgaagaagataaaagataaaataaattaaatttttctcatgaactaaaactaaaattagtttagCATAAGTTAAAATCACCTTTTAAAGAAGTTAAATAAGACAACTCCAGGAAACTAATTCTTAAGTCAAACTCACTAGAGAAActgattttattttactttttcttcttctttaactgttattttagaaatttatccGAAAAGATCATGAAAAAACCTCTTTGAGGTAATTGTGATGCTGGTATATATGTTCTCACTTACAGGAAAAATTAAGGGAACAGGTTGTTTTTGACACTCTGAAGGATGATTGGCTGGTGGCCTTTGGCAACTGGGAATTTGACCCTTTGAAGCTAAGTAATCCATTCTCTCAGAACACAAGTTCAGCTCACATTTGGCAGGGCTATGAAGATAAGGTAGTGCCCTCTCAAATCCAAAGGTTTGTTACAGAGAAGCTGCCTTGGATACAGTATCATGAAGTTCCAGATGGTGGTCATTTGATTGTGCACTATAGTGGCGTATGTGAGGCCATTCTGAAGGCACTTTTACTTGGAGAACAAAATCTTTCATATAAGCCTAGATCAGGAGTATTTGTCTCTTGATTTGCCATTAATCTCACTACATTATAAACTTTTCttcttgttttaatttttcttcttttttagaGAATGTCAAAAATGTAAATCATATTCGTTTATTGAAAGGAAAATGTCATAGATGTAGTTtacttcatttttttctataaatttatgCTCTCTTTTCAAGGTCAGCTTATTTAGTGGAATCATCATGAAACTTCACTAGGGAACATGAAAGTGAAAGAGGGTGAAAAAGAGACTGCACAGATTATTGGGACTGCAGGGGAAGTTATACTGTCATAAACCAAAGAGATAAAATTTCCCCTATGCTTAGTCTATCAAATTGTTGTTTGTTCATGCAGTCTATTGCAACTGGGTCACAAAGTTGGAGCtagtcattaattttttttaactgaaAATGCAAAATTTGAAATAACTTGCACTTTTTTTTTCAGTCAACAACAAAGTAGGACCTTGTTGAAGCTTTAAATGTACTTCAAGATATTTGACCTGGCTATTTGAAGAAATGGATCACAGAATGATCAAATTGGAAGGATGATATATGAACAATAATTAAGCACTAGTAATGATTCAATTATGCTATTGTGTGTGATTGTAGTCTTAAAGAGTTTGAACTTTGTACATACCAGTCATTAAAGTTGAACCGAATGACAGAAGATTATAACTATACGTGTTTGAAACTACTTAATGTGCATCTCAAGTACATAGCAGAAACTGGTCAAACTAAACCAGTTGCATGATTCTAAGAAAATTTTATAGtgcttttaaataaaataaaatgaattttgtCTAGTAGATGAtgacaaatcaattttatagaAAGATGATCTATTTTGTAAATTTATCTGAGGGTTATTCAGGAATAtctataaacatatttttagaTTCAATTTTCTGATTCTTGTAAGATGTTTTTCTCCCCGATTATTTCTCTCtcttaaacaaaaaatattttctattttcttttcaattttttttctccaagCCTCATTTCTTCATAATCTGGTCACACCTTGCTATAGTTGGGACTTAGAGATCATTTTTAAGTGATCGAATTTTTAAAAAGAGTAAGTTCCTCTTTATtatgaagatttttttattatttgtcatcaatcttggtgggactagttcaaaaaaatgatttctttcAATTTGGTTAAGCTTATACTGAAATTTAATCATGTTTGAACATTCTGCTTTAAGTCTCTAGTGGGAAGGATCATCTTTTACACATTGGTTGAGGGTGCACTCACTCTTGACTACATTGAGTGTTTTGGACTTAAGGTCGCCTACCCCCTTTGTCCTCTTGTCtagaacatttggcacccattGTGGGACTGGTAAATCTAGTCCCGTGCCATACATTCGGAACGTAAGCCAGGATGAGAGGAACGAGGCGAGCTACAGTGGAGGAGGAGGCAAATGGAGCCTCAAATGGTGGAATTCCTCCATATTCTACTTAAGTGTTAATGGAGATGATGGAGGCAATGAGGAAGCAGAATGATGAGCGTGCAGAAGAATTTAGGCGAACACAGGAGAAAATGAGGTTGAAGATGGCGGAAACGTTGAGAGGGCAAGAATAACTCCAAAGATGGAATGAGGAACTACAAGGCGGGTGGATGGGTGGAATGCAAGGGGACGCATGGTGGAGGAAGCAAAGCCAAATTTCCAATCATTCTCGGAGGAAATCTCGAATGAGCCCATTCCTGCAAATTATGTTTTTCCCAAGATTGGATTATTTACAGGAAAACAAGATCGAAATGCCAACATAAAAACTTTTAGGGCACAAATGTTAATCTATGGAGGGTTAGAGTCAGTTCGATGTAAAATGTTGGGAAGAACAACCCTGGATTGGTTTAGCAATCTACCAAAAGGCTCGGTAACATCGTTGGAGGTTTTCATTAGATTATTTGTCAGCCATTTTGCGGGAAATAAGTCAAAACCACCGAAAATAACGAATTTGTTCGAAGTGAGACAATTCAAGGGAGTTGGTGAAAAAATATTTGCGTTGTTTCAATGAGATAGTGGTTAAGATCCCTCAACCTAATGAGGTAATGTGTGTGGAGGCTTTCATTAGAGGTTTACGGTCAGGAGGATTGGTGGAATCACTGTTGAAAAGAAAGCCAGAGGATATGGCGGCTATTAATTTAAAAGTTGCGTCATATATCAAAGTAGAAGAGTTTGCTAGAAAAAAGAAATAGGAGGAAAGAAGAAGTGAAGATGGAACGAGAACAAAAGGGAAGAAAACAATGATAGGGTTTCTGTCGACCAACAACAGGAGAGGTTCGCTTAAAACTAGAAGGGACTAGAGGCCAAGTGGAGGCCCTTATGGAGGAGGAAGACTTTACAgcgacagaagggaaggaagatTTGATTAGGCCCCACCAAAATTGGCAGTTTCCCATAAGGATATTGTCAAAGATGTGAATACGGTCAGACTCTTGCGTTTTCATGAGATAACTACTAGGAGTTTGGGGAACAATACAAATGCCTGGTGCAGTTTTCATAAATCATATGGTCATGACACAAAATGGTGTTATACTTTGAAGAGTTATTACAAAAAGGTTTGTTATAGGTTTTTAAAGCAAAAACGGGTGAGGAAAGTGGAGGAGGTGAAGATCGGAAGAAAGACCTGATGGGAAGGCAGGGAGGAGAGTGTCTGGGAGAAGAAAGGCATGAAAGATTGGTGATGGGGGATCTAAACATGATTGCAGGTGGATTCTCAGGAGGAGGTTTATCTAGTGCGGATCGAAAACGATATGCTTAGTTTGTAATGTGCTAAGCAACTGAAACTACTCCTATGTTGACCCTAAGTTTTACAAAAGAAGATTTGGAGGATGTTTTTCCACATGAGAACAATCTTGTGGTTATATCAGTTGTCATGATAAGCCAATGTATTCATAGGGTTTTGGTTGATCTAGGTTTGTCGGCAGACGTACTATTTTGGGATGCTTTTGTGGCTATGGGAGGATCGATGGACGAGTTGGAGCCTTATGAGGGAGTGTTGGTAGGATTCTCAAGAGAACCAGTACAAGTGTGTGGCTACTTAGAGGCTCAGATAACCTTCGGGGGATGGAGAGGGGACTAAGACGATCTATATCGTGTACATGGTTGTCAACACTCCTTcttcatataatatattattaggACGACCAACTATAAATAAGTTAGGGGCAGTAATATCGTCAGTTCTTATGAAGATGAAATATCCTACTGATAGGGGTGTAATTGGAGTCATAAGGGTAGATCAGAGGGCAGCTCGAATGTGTTATGAGggaagtttaaaaaataaaaaaagatgttgGCAGATAAAGAGGGAGGTGAGAATAGATGATGAGATAGAGATAGAACAAAGGGTGGATTATGAGGGGGAAAGACCTCAGCCGACCGGAGGAATTCAAATCGATAGTAATAAGTGAGGGTCAGATTCTTAAGATTAGAAGCCATATGGGAgcaaagagagaaaaataattgGTAGAATGCTTAAAAGATTATGTGGGTGCTTTCGCATAGTTAGTACAAGACATGCTAGGAATAGACACATATTTTATGTGCCATTGTTTGTCAATTAACCCAAAGGAAAAACCAATTgtgcagagaagaaggaaactGGGTGAGGAAAGAAGGCAAATAGTAGATCAAGAGGTAGAAAAACTCAGGAGTGTAGGGTATGTTCGGGAAATCCAGTACCCTTTTGTTGATCAAGACTGATCAAATGCTTttaagaatccaaatccaagatgTTTGATAAAAGGcggtgttgttgttgtgtttgagtgggatctgggtagaataaagtgtgatccactcccttgttgaatctaaaactaatgtgaattaaaacctttttgaaattaaatgtttttccaactaagtgaaaaacaacttattgttttgtcgaatcaactggttgttttactcttaggattttttgaaaaaggttgaaagttgtttggtttggttgacttaattatcaaaccaaaacaatcggttgtttcgtgatttcaaccgattgtttctttgaaaatgctaatagaattcagttttgaatggtgaatctattttaaatgatttctaactgaatacactccttcattaaatgctttgaccaatctttggaaaatataaatgatttgtttatgttttcaaacatgtAAGAAACAActttaagaaattcagtttgacagatttgtttttgagatttcaagattcacatcaagctttagattttcaagtgagagtggaataggatcgAAATTGTATGCAATTCAGATTGTACTGTGAtaaggtgtaatcctttctaaacctactgtatttctagtattgtgttgccaaggagtgttgtgtgttctttaggtgttcaagatcaatactcttggtgtggtttgccaaaggtagtgtgtttcttgaggggttcaagatcactactttggtgtgttgtgtttttgtaatttggtttgattacatagtggtttacctagtggtttctggggactggatgtagctcttggcttaagagtgaaccagtataaactgtttgtgtgattctctcttaccctgaactcctttaaattctgttttaagcTGTTTGGTATTTCAagtgatataaacaaccgattgtttcgaagaaacaaccgattgtttttctgttgttttGCTGTATAATTGTTGATGTTCTAAGCTAATTTGATTCATGTTCTAGATTTATACACaaaatttcattaaaccttcaaaagCTTTCGAAAAttctttaaaaacaattcaccccgcCTCTTGTTTAAAGACCATATTTTCTAACACCTTCTTGACTAACCAATATGGTGTTGGTGCAGAAAAGTAATGGCTAGGGGAGAATGTGTACTGATTTCACATATTTGAATAAGGCGTGTCCCAAAGATGCTTATCCATTACCTAACATTGATATGTTAGTACATGGGGTTTCGGCCTGTGAATTGTTAAGCTTTATGGATGTGTATTCTAGCTATAATCAAATTCGAATGCATCTTATGGACGAGGATAAGACAACGTTCATGGGAACCTTATCAAACTTTTGTTACACGGTGATACCATTTGGTTTGAAGAATGTGGGGGTGACGTATCAGCGGTTGATGGATCGGATTCTGGGTAGAATGGTAGGTAGGAATGTGAAGGcttatgtggatgacatggtggtaaAGTCCATAAAGGCTGAGAGTCATGTCCAAGACCCGAGGGAGCTTTTCCAGACCTTAGGCAAGTATAAGTTGAAGTTGAACCttgaaaaatgtgtttttggggGTAAAGGCAGGAAAAATTTTGGGCTTTATGTTGACCGAGAGGGGAATTGAGATGAAATTGGAGAAATGCGCGACAATTCTTAACATGCAGAGTTCGACGTCCATAAAGGAAGTACAACAGTTGACAGAAAGGATGACGTTATTATCGCATTTTATTCTGAAGGCAGGTGAAAGATTAGTTTCGTTCTTCCAATGTCTGAAGGGAAACAGACGATTCACATGTACGAGggagtgtgaggaagctttTCAAAGGTTGAAAGAAATGTGGGCATCACCATGAAGTTAGAAAAGGCTGCTTTGGCCGTTATAATCACGGTTAGAAGATTAAGGtactattttcaaaattttcaaattattatgAAACGGATCTACCAGTCAAGCAGGTCTTGCAAAAGTTGGACTTGGCAGGAAGAATGATGAAATGGGCAGTAGAAGTATCATAATATGAAATCCTTTTTTAGGGTATGGGTTTGGTCCGACCCCATGTATTTTTGTGGTTGAATTAGCACCTTCGGCGGGCGAGAATTTGTTATGTAGCTCGGGAGGTTGGATCTTGTCAGTAGAAGGAGTATCGAATGTGCAAGGTAAAGGAGTAGGAATACTTTTGGAAGGATCAGATGGGGTCCTAGTAGAAAAATCCTTAAAATTCGCATTTAGAGCAAGCAATAACCAGACAAAGTATGAGGCCTTGTTGGCAGGGATGCGGTTGGCATGTGATATGAGAGTAAGGAGGTTGGTGGTAAGAAACAATTCGTAGTTAGTGACTGAGCAAGTGGCAGGAAATTCCCAGGCAACGAATCCACATTTAGCTAAATACTTGGAGAAGGTGCAGACAATGGCGGTCGATTTTGAAGAGTTTGGATTGGTACACGTTCCTCGAGAGCAGAATGCTTAGGCATATTTGTTGTCCAAATTGGCAAACACCAAAAGATCAGACAATCATCATTCGGTCATACAGGAAAGTTTGGCAACACCCAGTGTGACCATTGGAGAAACGATGGAAGTAAGTACAAGCAGAGTTGGATGGATatgtatttaaagtagttttaaGAAGGAGAGGAGCCTACAGATGTAGAAGCACAAGGTGTGTTGAGAAAGAATGCAACTAGATACAAGTTAATTTGGGGAATTTTGTATAGGAAGGGGTTCTCAATGTCGTTATTTTGATGTGTGAACGAGCTTGAGAAAGAAAGGATAATGCATGAGGTGCATGAGGGG
Encoded here:
- the LOC137828667 gene encoding uncharacterized protein isoform X4 codes for the protein MNFLAPQELIDELGICILQYDRAGYGESEPNPKRSLKSEALDIEELADQLQIGSKFYVIGVSMGSCATWSCLNYIPNRLAGVAMIAPVINYQWPSFPESLIKKDYRRKLIKCAILLAKYFPRLLLWWVTQKWLPSNSVIEKNPAFFNKRDIDILETIPGFPMLSKEKLREQVVFDTLKDDWLVAFGNWEFDPLKLSNPFSQNTSSAHIWQGYEDKVVPSQIQRFVTEKLPWIQYHEVPDGGHLIVHYSGVCEAILKALLLGEQNLSYKPRSGVFVS
- the LOC137828667 gene encoding uncharacterized protein isoform X1; translation: MQFVTDLPSTPIGMVSRAAKVLLIGLLGMFYQGTQLPPPKDNDSPDGVQVSPRVRLRDGRYLAYREKGVPKDQAKHIIIIVHGFGSSKDMNFLAPQELIDELGICILQYDRAGYGESEPNPKRSLKSEALDIEELADQLQIGSKFYVIGVSMGSCATWSCLNYIPNRLAGVAMIAPVINYQWPSFPESLIKKDYRRKLIKCAILLAKYFPRLLLWWVTQKWLPSNSVIEKNPAFFNKRDIDILETIPGFPMLSKEKLREQVVFDTLKDDWLVAFGNWEFDPLKLSNPFSQNTSSAHIWQGYEDKVVPSQIQRFVTEKLPWIQYHEVPDGGHLIVHYSGVCEAILKALLLGEQNLSYKPRSGVFVS
- the LOC137828667 gene encoding uncharacterized protein isoform X2 yields the protein MQFVTGMVSRAAKVLLIGLLGMFYQGTQLPPPKDNDSPDGVQVSPRVRLRDGRYLAYREKGVPKDQAKHIIIIVHGFGSSKDMNFLAPQELIDELGICILQYDRAGYGESEPNPKRSLKSEALDIEELADQLQIGSKFYVIGVSMGSCATWSCLNYIPNRLAGVAMIAPVINYQWPSFPESLIKKDYRRKLIKCAILLAKYFPRLLLWWVTQKWLPSNSVIEKNPAFFNKRDIDILETIPGFPMLSKEKLREQVVFDTLKDDWLVAFGNWEFDPLKLSNPFSQNTSSAHIWQGYEDKVVPSQIQRFVTEKLPWIQYHEVPDGGHLIVHYSGVCEAILKALLLGEQNLSYKPRSGVFVS
- the LOC137828667 gene encoding uncharacterized protein isoform X3; the protein is MQFVTGLLGMFYQGTQLPPPKDNDSPDGVQVSPRVRLRDGRYLAYREKGVPKDQAKHIIIIVHGFGSSKDMNFLAPQELIDELGICILQYDRAGYGESEPNPKRSLKSEALDIEELADQLQIGSKFYVIGVSMGSCATWSCLNYIPNRLAGVAMIAPVINYQWPSFPESLIKKDYRRKLIKCAILLAKYFPRLLLWWVTQKWLPSNSVIEKNPAFFNKRDIDILETIPGFPMLSKEKLREQVVFDTLKDDWLVAFGNWEFDPLKLSNPFSQNTSSAHIWQGYEDKVVPSQIQRFVTEKLPWIQYHEVPDGGHLIVHYSGVCEAILKALLLGEQNLSYKPRSGVFVS